The following are encoded in a window of Solibacillus sp. FSL R7-0668 genomic DNA:
- a CDS encoding metal-binding protein ZinT, translating into MKTKASKWMGAFAMSALLVGCNAAEENTSKNEVEDEISAVEQQENHAHDHNHDHTHVHAEDDSAKQIYAGYFEDKQVEARELSDWAGDWQSVYPYLLDGTLDEAFEYKAENGGTMTVDEYKNYYEVGYKTTVERIVIEGDQVTFTDQGQELTGTYKNDGYEILTYEKGNRGVRYIFKLVEPTEGLPMYIQFSDHSIFPTAAAHYHIYLGDDRAALLEEVINWPTFYPSSMDGHTIAHEMMAH; encoded by the coding sequence ATGAAGACAAAGGCAAGCAAATGGATGGGTGCTTTCGCAATGAGCGCATTACTAGTAGGCTGTAACGCAGCAGAAGAGAACACATCGAAAAATGAAGTAGAAGATGAAATATCAGCGGTTGAACAGCAAGAAAATCACGCCCATGACCACAATCACGATCATACGCATGTTCATGCTGAGGATGATTCAGCAAAACAAATTTATGCCGGATATTTTGAAGACAAGCAAGTTGAAGCACGTGAATTAAGTGATTGGGCGGGGGATTGGCAATCGGTCTATCCTTATTTACTGGATGGTACTTTAGATGAGGCATTTGAATATAAAGCTGAAAATGGTGGCACGATGACCGTAGATGAATACAAAAACTATTATGAAGTAGGGTATAAAACAACGGTAGAACGCATTGTCATTGAAGGCGATCAAGTGACGTTTACCGACCAAGGTCAAGAGCTTACAGGTACCTATAAAAATGATGGCTATGAAATTTTAACGTACGAAAAGGGCAATCGCGGTGTACGCTATATTTTTAAATTAGTAGAGCCGACAGAAGGGCTGCCAATGTATATTCAATTCAGCGATCACAGTATTTTCCCAACTGCAGCAGCTCACTATCATATTTATTTAGGTGATGACCGTGCAGCGTTGTTAGAAGAAGTAATAAACTGGCCAACATTCTATCCTTCTTCTATGGATGGACATACAATTGCACATGAAATGATGGCGCATTAA
- a CDS encoding OsmC family protein, giving the protein MSILTVKAKTTLKENVLVEAEARGHKIIIDEPANLGGTDKGMNPVEVLLSALGACQSIVARIYAEKFGIDLQNFWVDIEGDIDTDGFLGKSDVRPGFESIRYTFHIETTASAEKVEAYKEYIEAHCPVGDTIANTVNLVSSKVIVENSVK; this is encoded by the coding sequence ATGTCGATATTAACAGTGAAGGCAAAAACAACTTTAAAGGAAAATGTCTTAGTGGAGGCAGAGGCTAGAGGTCATAAAATTATTATTGATGAACCTGCCAATTTAGGTGGCACCGATAAAGGAATGAATCCTGTTGAGGTTCTTCTATCTGCTTTAGGTGCTTGCCAATCCATCGTAGCTAGAATATATGCGGAAAAGTTCGGAATCGATTTGCAAAATTTTTGGGTTGATATAGAAGGCGATATTGATACGGATGGCTTCCTCGGTAAATCGGATGTTCGCCCTGGATTTGAATCAATCCGATATACATTCCATATCGAAACAACTGCATCAGCAGAAAAAGTGGAGGCCTATAAAGAATACATTGAAGCACATTGCCCTGTAGGCGATACAATTGCCAATACGGTTAATCTTGTATCATCAAAGGTAATTGTGGAGAATTCAGTTAAATAA
- a CDS encoding stalk domain-containing protein codes for MKKIKLVFITIFILMLSVAPIFESGVSAEFSEISINVNGSDISMDDSPIIYNGTTLVPLKVLQDVLDISLSWNNSSKMLTVVKGDKSGLLKIGNPSASITMGNEKNTLNLTQPPMIINNRVMAPIRFISELFDGKITWNANTQTISITTESSSFQGSENSSGAKQDGNSNGDKQDNDATGPQGNKGDKGDAGATGPQGDKGDKGDAGAAGPQGDKGDKGGTGATGPQGDKGHKGDIGPAGSIYTNEGFSASSNNMFSNSNSFTNWSTLSPNYSSPYFDPATGIFTAPETGKYAIQATVSYKTTAPVTISLGQSIDPMFTVKSNGTTDLIKGYLPILDVNIALVLTLRTILGSATVTLGGDVELQAGDQVALYFEANGLTLVLNVDTVWSIHRLS; via the coding sequence ATGAAAAAAATTAAGCTTGTCTTTATCACCATTTTTATTTTAATGCTGTCTGTAGCTCCTATTTTTGAAAGTGGGGTCTCTGCTGAATTTTCTGAAATTTCTATTAATGTGAATGGAAGCGACATTTCAATGGATGATTCACCTATTATTTATAATGGTACAACACTTGTGCCTTTAAAGGTTCTTCAGGATGTCCTTGATATTTCTCTTAGTTGGAACAATTCCAGTAAAATGCTGACAGTAGTTAAAGGAGATAAATCAGGATTACTGAAAATCGGCAACCCTTCAGCCAGTATTACAATGGGGAATGAAAAAAATACTTTAAATCTCACTCAACCACCTATGATTATTAACAATCGTGTTATGGCACCTATTCGTTTTATTAGTGAACTATTTGATGGGAAAATTACATGGAATGCAAATACACAAACAATTAGCATTACTACTGAGTCATCATCTTTCCAAGGGTCAGAAAACTCTAGCGGAGCCAAACAAGACGGTAATTCAAATGGAGACAAACAAGATAACGATGCAACCGGACCTCAAGGAAATAAGGGAGATAAAGGAGACGCTGGCGCAACCGGACCTCAAGGTGATAAGGGAGATAAAGGAGACGCTGGCGCTGCCGGACCTCAAGGTGATAAGGGTGATAAAGGGGGCACAGGCGCAACCGGACCTCAAGGGGATAAGGGTCATAAAGGAGACATTGGCCCAGCAGGATCTATTTATACTAATGAAGGATTTTCTGCTTCATCTAATAATATGTTTTCTAATAGCAATTCATTTACGAATTGGAGTACGTTATCACCAAATTATTCAAGTCCATATTTCGATCCAGCTACAGGGATATTCACTGCTCCAGAAACCGGGAAATATGCGATTCAAGCAACTGTTAGCTATAAGACTACAGCTCCAGTAACTATTAGTTTAGGACAAAGTATTGACCCCATGTTTACAGTAAAAAGTAATGGAACCACTGATTTGATTAAAGGATACCTACCTATACTTGATGTAAATATAGCATTGGTATTAACTTTGAGAACAATACTAGGTTCTGCTACAGTTACATTAGGTGGTGACGTAGAGTTACAAGCTGGTGATCAAGTTGCTTTATATTTTGAAGCAAATGGTCTAACACTTGTTCTAAATGTGGATACTGTATGGTCGATTCATCGACTTTCCTAA
- a CDS encoding glycine betaine ABC transporter substrate-binding protein translates to MFKRKWMLGSVAMAAALVLGACSGDDSSESLGDINLAYVEWDTEVASTHVVGHVLEEMGYDVTLTPLDNAIMWEAVSKGEADAMVAGWLPATHAAQLDKYGADLEDLGANLDGAKIGLVVPSYMDVNSIEDLSDEAKKTITGIEPGAGIMAASENALEKYSNLDGWTLQAASSGAMTVALEQAIKNNEEIIVTGWSPHWKFASHDLKYLEDPKGIYGGAESIHTFARKGLADEHAEAYKVLDAFNWTVEDMEEVMLDIQAGTSPKDAAEKWVEANSELVEGWKK, encoded by the coding sequence ATGTTTAAACGTAAATGGATGTTAGGATCAGTTGCAATGGCAGCTGCATTAGTATTAGGTGCATGTAGTGGTGATGACTCGTCTGAAAGCTTAGGCGACATTAACTTAGCCTATGTAGAATGGGATACAGAAGTTGCTTCTACCCATGTAGTAGGGCATGTTTTAGAGGAAATGGGCTATGATGTAACATTAACACCACTTGATAATGCCATTATGTGGGAGGCTGTGTCGAAAGGTGAAGCCGATGCGATGGTAGCGGGCTGGTTACCAGCAACACACGCCGCACAGCTTGATAAATACGGCGCAGACCTAGAAGATTTAGGTGCAAACTTAGATGGCGCAAAAATTGGTTTAGTTGTTCCTTCTTATATGGATGTCAATTCAATTGAAGACCTTTCAGACGAAGCGAAAAAGACAATTACAGGTATTGAACCAGGTGCAGGAATTATGGCTGCCTCAGAAAATGCTTTGGAAAAATATAGCAATTTAGATGGCTGGACATTACAAGCCGCTTCTTCTGGTGCTATGACTGTTGCACTAGAGCAAGCAATTAAAAATAACGAAGAAATTATCGTAACAGGCTGGAGTCCTCACTGGAAATTCGCCTCTCATGACTTAAAATATTTAGAAGATCCTAAAGGCATTTATGGTGGCGCAGAAAGCATTCACACATTCGCACGCAAAGGCTTAGCGGATGAGCATGCAGAAGCATATAAAGTATTAGATGCTTTTAACTGGACAGTAGAAGATATGGAAGAGGTCATGCTTGATATTCAAGCGGGCACAAGTCCAAAAGATGCTGCTGAAAAATGGGTAGAAGCAAACAGCGAGCTAGTAGAAGGCTGGAAAAAATAA
- a CDS encoding ABC transporter permease encodes MNSWLDAIPKLDVANQVEKLMDVVTDTFAGFFKFIQNTGEDLMIGTTDLLVAIPPILFIILVAIISFFATGKKFGLALFSLLGLLFINNQGLWEQLMNTFTLVIYSSLLAIIIGIPIGILMSKSTAVEQIVKPILDFMQTMPGFVYLIPAVAFFGIGVVPGVFASIIFALPPTVRFTNLGIRQVPKDLIEAADSYGSTVAQKLFKVEMPLAKSTIMAGINQTVLLSLSMVVIASMIGAPGLGREVLSALQRAQVGNGFVAGISLVIFAIIVDRLTQSFNKKNEQ; translated from the coding sequence ATGAATAGTTGGTTAGATGCAATTCCAAAGCTAGATGTTGCCAATCAGGTTGAAAAATTAATGGATGTCGTAACCGATACGTTTGCGGGATTCTTTAAATTTATTCAAAATACTGGTGAAGATTTAATGATAGGTACGACTGATTTACTTGTCGCAATCCCACCAATTCTTTTCATTATCCTTGTTGCAATTATTTCCTTTTTTGCAACGGGTAAAAAATTTGGTTTAGCGCTGTTCTCATTACTTGGCTTGTTATTCATTAATAACCAAGGCTTATGGGAGCAATTAATGAATACCTTTACACTTGTTATTTATTCAAGTTTATTGGCTATTATTATTGGGATTCCAATTGGGATTCTTATGTCGAAAAGTACGGCGGTTGAGCAAATTGTCAAGCCGATTTTAGACTTTATGCAAACGATGCCTGGCTTCGTTTATTTAATTCCGGCTGTTGCCTTTTTTGGTATTGGTGTAGTTCCGGGTGTATTCGCATCGATTATCTTTGCGTTGCCACCAACTGTGCGTTTTACAAATTTAGGGATTCGCCAAGTGCCGAAAGATTTAATCGAAGCAGCCGATTCTTACGGGAGTACTGTTGCGCAGAAGCTTTTCAAAGTAGAAATGCCACTTGCCAAATCAACAATTATGGCGGGTATTAACCAAACCGTATTATTATCGCTTTCCATGGTAGTCATTGCTTCCATGATTGGTGCACCGGGATTAGGGCGAGAGGTATTATCGGCTCTTCAACGTGCACAAGTCGGCAATGGGTTTGTTGCGGGAATTAGTTTAGTTATTTTCGCCATTATCGTGGACCGCTTAACACAAAGCTTTAATAAAAAGAATGAGCAATAA
- a CDS encoding quaternary amine ABC transporter ATP-binding protein produces the protein MAKIEINNVTKIFGKNNAQALKMVHENFSKEEILKKTGATVGVYNANLEIEEGEIFVIMGLSGSGKSTLIRLLNRLIEPTSGEIRIDGKVITNLKKKDLQEVRRRKMSMVFQNFALFPHRTILENAEYGLEIRGVPKADRRLKAEKALQNAGLLAYKDQFPRQLSGGMQQRVGLARALANDTEIILMDEAFSALDPLIRKEMQDELLDLQVNLQKTIVFITHDLNEALRIGDRIAIMKDGHIVQIGTGEEILTNPSNDYVQTFLEDVDRSKVLTAENAMIRPVTINVEHDGPKVALQRMREEEISVLLAIDKQRNFLGYITAEDAVALVKSGEKNLQSILRQDMPTVTPDTILQDILSIISDSPTPIAVVLDNKLKGVLIRGVILQSLASSDGGERHE, from the coding sequence ATGGCAAAAATAGAAATTAATAATGTCACCAAAATCTTTGGAAAGAACAATGCCCAAGCTTTAAAAATGGTGCATGAAAACTTTTCAAAGGAAGAAATTTTAAAGAAAACAGGCGCCACAGTAGGGGTTTATAATGCAAACCTTGAAATTGAAGAAGGCGAAATCTTCGTCATTATGGGGCTCTCTGGTAGTGGTAAATCAACTTTAATTCGTTTATTAAATCGATTAATTGAACCAACATCTGGAGAAATCCGAATTGATGGCAAAGTTATTACAAATTTAAAGAAGAAGGACTTACAAGAAGTTCGTCGCCGAAAAATGAGCATGGTCTTCCAAAATTTCGCTTTGTTTCCACATCGCACAATTTTAGAAAATGCAGAGTACGGTTTAGAAATAAGAGGGGTTCCAAAGGCAGACCGAAGATTGAAAGCAGAAAAAGCTTTACAAAATGCAGGTCTATTAGCATATAAAGACCAATTCCCGCGCCAATTATCGGGGGGGATGCAGCAACGTGTTGGCTTAGCACGTGCACTTGCAAATGATACAGAAATCATTTTAATGGATGAAGCTTTTTCTGCGCTCGATCCCCTTATTCGTAAAGAAATGCAAGATGAGCTATTAGATTTACAAGTAAACTTACAAAAAACAATCGTATTTATTACCCATGATTTAAATGAAGCCTTACGTATTGGTGATCGTATTGCCATTATGAAGGATGGTCATATTGTGCAAATAGGTACGGGTGAAGAAATATTAACGAACCCATCGAATGATTACGTGCAAACGTTCTTAGAAGATGTCGATCGTTCGAAAGTATTAACTGCTGAAAATGCGATGATTCGTCCGGTAACGATTAATGTCGAGCATGATGGGCCAAAAGTGGCGCTACAACGCATGCGTGAAGAAGAGATTAGTGTGTTATTGGCAATTGACAAACAACGTAATTTCCTCGGCTATATTACCGCAGAGGATGCCGTTGCGTTAGTAAAAAGTGGCGAGAAAAATTTACAATCGATTTTACGTCAGGATATGCCAACTGTTACGCCGGATACGATTTTACAGGATATTTTATCAATCATTTCAGACTCACCAACCCCAATCGCTGTTGTTTTAGACAATAAATTAAAAGGGGTATTAATTCGAGGGGTAATTTTACAATCACTTGCCTCATCAGATGGAGGTGAGCGACATGAATAG
- a CDS encoding TrkA C-terminal domain-containing protein, with translation MEKKLPVKRPKYQLIAEDIAGKIVEGKYEVGEKIYARSSIATQYGVSAETARRAIAVLQDLNIVEATRGSGVIIQSYERAAEFVHRLKDVKSVRILQNELENSIERQKKELEGIQESLFEFINRTNRLQSINPFIPFQIEVNDQCKFLNKNIGELHFWQQTGATIIAIKKQTELLLSPGPYAILQAGDVLYFIGNEQSYSVVQQFLTS, from the coding sequence ATGGAAAAAAAGCTACCGGTGAAACGGCCTAAATATCAATTAATTGCTGAGGACATTGCAGGGAAAATTGTCGAAGGTAAATATGAAGTAGGCGAAAAAATTTATGCGCGTTCCTCCATTGCCACACAATATGGCGTATCGGCTGAAACCGCTCGCCGCGCCATTGCTGTTTTACAAGATTTAAATATTGTAGAGGCAACAAGGGGCAGTGGCGTCATTATTCAGTCCTATGAACGAGCTGCAGAATTTGTACATCGCTTAAAAGATGTGAAAAGTGTGCGCATTTTACAAAATGAGTTGGAGAATAGTATTGAAAGACAGAAAAAAGAACTGGAAGGCATTCAAGAGTCACTGTTTGAATTTATTAATCGTACAAATCGCCTTCAATCAATTAACCCATTCATTCCATTTCAAATAGAAGTAAACGATCAATGTAAGTTTTTAAATAAAAACATTGGAGAGCTTCATTTTTGGCAACAAACAGGTGCTACGATTATTGCGATAAAAAAGCAAACCGAGCTGTTGTTATCACCAGGACCTTATGCCATCTTACAAGCTGGAGATGTACTCTATTTTATTGGCAATGAGCAAAGCTATTCCGTCGTGCAGCAATTTTTAACGAGCTAA
- a CDS encoding GNAT family N-acetyltransferase, whose protein sequence is MLQVVDASAKDELFLYELYTTTRVNDFMMLGLDKQQLDALLHMQFEAQQRSYGCKFPQAKQEIIYYGEVKIGRMMTASQRESIHLIDISLLPHFRGKGYGTKLIQKLLRSAVIRNLPVTLHVATGNPAQRLYERCGFYVTGEAPPYIAMKWDNFIKY, encoded by the coding sequence ATGCTACAGGTTGTAGATGCTTCGGCTAAAGACGAGTTGTTTCTTTACGAGCTGTATACTACGACGCGAGTGAATGATTTTATGATGTTGGGATTAGATAAACAGCAACTAGATGCTTTGCTACATATGCAATTCGAAGCACAACAACGTTCTTATGGTTGTAAGTTTCCCCAAGCAAAACAAGAGATTATTTACTATGGCGAGGTGAAAATTGGAAGAATGATGACAGCAAGCCAAAGAGAAAGCATTCATCTAATTGATATTTCCCTATTGCCTCATTTCAGAGGGAAAGGCTATGGCACTAAATTAATACAAAAATTACTGCGTTCGGCGGTCATTCGAAATTTACCGGTTACGCTTCATGTAGCTACAGGAAATCCAGCTCAACGGTTATATGAACGGTGTGGCTTTTATGTGACGGGAGAAGCCCCGCCTTACATTGCTATGAAATGGGACAACTTTATTAAATATTAA
- a CDS encoding phage tail protein encodes MSDCYIGEIRMFSGSYAPQGWAFCNGQTLQIAENEALFVLIGTTYGGDGMTTFSLPDLQGRVPIHQNSQYAIGSKDGTETVTLTQAQLPAHTHLLNVNNEANDSSQSSPANHVWGVSDINNYQTNVTSNLVQMNTNLITPVGGNQPHDNMMPSLAINFIIALQGIFPSQG; translated from the coding sequence ATGAGTGATTGTTATATCGGTGAAATACGTATGTTTTCAGGAAGCTATGCGCCACAAGGATGGGCGTTTTGCAATGGTCAAACACTACAGATAGCAGAAAATGAAGCACTTTTCGTATTAATTGGCACCACGTATGGTGGAGATGGCATGACAACCTTTTCTTTACCTGATTTGCAGGGTAGGGTACCAATTCATCAAAATTCACAGTATGCAATTGGTAGTAAGGATGGAACAGAAACAGTTACATTGACACAAGCGCAGCTTCCAGCACATACACATCTGTTGAATGTTAATAATGAAGCGAATGATTCTTCGCAAAGCTCACCAGCTAATCACGTATGGGGGGTCTCAGATATTAACAACTATCAGACTAATGTAACAAGTAATTTAGTACAGATGAATACAAATCTCATAACGCCGGTTGGAGGGAATCAACCCCATGACAATATGATGCCGTCATTGGCGATTAATTTTATTATTGCATTACAGGGAATCTTCCCCTCACAGGGATAG
- a CDS encoding phage tail protein, translated as MAEPFLGEVRQFAFGIIPKGWLPCNGQLLSIQQNQALYSLLGTMYGGNGTTNFAVPNLQGRVPLHKGNTITYGVAGGEAMHTLMINEIPTHTHQVNANADIGTQSSPKDNAWGLVNGRSIYATIPNADMTMNVAAMTVTGQSNAHNNMQPYLTISFCIAVQGIFPPRN; from the coding sequence ATGGCAGAACCATTTTTAGGAGAGGTTAGACAGTTTGCATTCGGAATTATTCCAAAAGGATGGCTTCCATGCAATGGACAACTATTATCCATTCAACAAAACCAAGCACTTTATTCACTTTTAGGAACAATGTATGGAGGAAATGGTACTACAAATTTTGCTGTACCTAATTTACAAGGTAGAGTACCACTGCATAAAGGAAATACGATTACGTATGGAGTAGCAGGTGGTGAGGCAATGCATACATTAATGATCAATGAAATCCCTACCCATACACACCAGGTCAATGCTAATGCTGACATTGGAACCCAGTCTTCACCGAAAGACAATGCATGGGGGTTAGTAAATGGACGTTCTATTTACGCAACAATACCGAACGCAGATATGACGATGAATGTAGCTGCAATGACAGTTACAGGGCAAAGTAACGCACATAACAATATGCAACCTTATTTAACAATATCATTTTGTATCGCAGTTCAAGGAATTTTCCCACCAAGAAACTAA
- a CDS encoding phage tail protein: protein MAEAYTGEIRIFAGTFPPYGWAMCDGSQLSIQQNTALFAIIGTTYGGDGKTYFNLPDLRERAPMHYGHGGGLTPRIIGEMVGSSTVTLNTTELPRHKHIAQGSSQATGGVVSPANAIWGGSSPFSKNPYVNTANPTPMNATIMQSQGGGQPHNNMQPYLAMNFIICLQGNFPPRP from the coding sequence ATGGCAGAAGCATATACAGGCGAAATTAGAATATTTGCTGGTACCTTCCCTCCCTATGGTTGGGCGATGTGTGATGGGTCACAATTGTCAATTCAGCAAAATACAGCTTTATTCGCTATTATTGGTACAACGTATGGCGGGGATGGTAAAACCTACTTTAACCTACCTGATTTAAGGGAACGTGCACCAATGCATTATGGGCATGGGGGTGGGCTTACACCAAGAATTATAGGAGAGATGGTTGGTTCAAGTACAGTCACACTAAACACTACAGAACTTCCTAGACACAAACATATCGCACAAGGTTCATCACAGGCTACGGGTGGCGTAGTTAGCCCTGCTAATGCTATATGGGGAGGTTCATCTCCATTTTCCAAAAACCCTTATGTTAATACGGCTAATCCTACTCCTATGAATGCGACAATTATGCAGTCACAAGGGGGAGGGCAACCTCATAACAACATGCAACCCTATTTAGCAATGAATTTTATCATTTGTTTGCAAGGGAATTTTCCACCGAGACCATAG